ACAGCAGCAATGCTGGCTTGGCCTGTGCCTACTTCTGTTACTGAATTGAGGGGATTTTTGGGACTGACAGGCTATTACAGAAAATTTGTTCAGGGTTATAGTATCATAGCACGACCATTGATACTCTTGTTGAAGAAGAAGGCCTTTCTTTGGACtgattgtcacgcccagaaattcccgaatagaatttcaagtagaatgtgcattaaaatccccgtccaggaccagccggggtacacaaacgacaatgttgacattcagatccacgtcttacaaacattactAAAGttttacataaatgcagcggaagaaaagaaagacaacaggagctaagccttgactagaactgcagcgggaacaccactccacaggcatcctcgacggcacggacgaagcctactcctcagagaaacctccatctgacacatactcgaactctggggttgggaaaaatagagcaagactgagtactacccactgtactcagcaagtcataccggaataggggtatgatgcagggaattatcaacgGAGAGCCAGAGTgattcatttgcataaagcgagcatttataaacagaagttgagagacttaaacagttgtaataattaattaatattaactatccactgtccaacgctattccacgttgcaacaggcccaaccatccacctaaactatccaaattcaaaagattacactagggtgaaactaatcacggtgaatctggttgaccgcccataaccgcgggcacggctattcgaatagttttactctgatcagaggtgtacaactgtacccacaagacacagccccacgacacgtttctgtgcgccgacatgccaccacgacataccggaaagaggccgtgacaggacccttcgcataaccccctctaaccaagcacaccacacctcaggtttcacccccactcctcgcaaggcagcgggcagtcccctctcgtgcctaggtgaatccggaagccgcataggccgttgcagggcccatccaaactccatcacgcccacccttgcctggatgcatcggctagaggaaagctacgttacaagcccagccgttgcccacgctggcttgtggtaagtacgataagttcttccagggcatcccgcgaaccggtccttaactgccatgggtgccaccagcaaaaccatgcacccacagcccaccatgtgatttattttaattaaccaacaccaaagcggtggcactaatccaacaaaaccattagaaccaacagtctaaacattaataagatcttccccattgtgcactagttgaactaagcatggctaagcaatccctagtccaaactctaatcatgttataaccccaagctgacaaagagacatggtacaacaatagcatggctatgacaataggtaaacatcccatagtaacattataaaacaatgcaatatttgaaagaaaacaatagagcatttgcaatataggatcaacatgttcaagtgacaagcatgacttgccttgctctgctgctggaggaacctcggcgactatttcgaagtacaccggagcgtcggaggaaccggaatctagcgacatacaaggcaaacattgcaaacagactataagactactgaaacagggaacaaaaccatttttaatggattctacacatttttcttgatttactgagacttgaatgggcttaaacggagctcggatgaattagttatgaattttagaagatacactgtgtttattactataaaagaaaaatcttaaatcatttattgcgcaataaatcccagggctgacgtcagcacggagggggtgcggcgccggcaagcggggcccaccggtcagcgactcgggagagggaggaaaggggcggcggcacgcgggcccaccggtcagcggctcagggggagggaaggaaggggcggcggcacgcgggcccaccggtcagcggcgcACGGGAGAGgaaagggcggcggcgacccggctcggcttggctcaaggccggccgaccggtcgcggcgatggcgacggcgcgcgcgcgcgtacgcGCTACCGGCGAtggcatccggcggcggaggcgacggcgcaaaggcgtcgcgaaggcggcggcggacggcggcggcgaccgaaggcgacggcgagcgcgggtgGCGACGACGCACGGGGAATcggggaaggaaaggaaaggggagggagtcctcaccggaggggacggcggcgaccggcgacgaggagcgacggagggaggtcgacacgcggcggacggcgaccgggacgacctaaagaacgaaaagaaaaagattagagagggagagagggaccATAGAAGGCGGgaacgccggccgaaggcggcgggcATGGCGGCCCTCACCGTCGCACGATGGGAATGGcactccggcggcgaacctcgacgaaggaggggtggacggggtggatctcggccacgcgaacccgacggtggcgacggcgcggtgcggcggcgagcctagcggcggctagcggcggccggagtggcggaaacggcggcggcaagaggttgcacggcgcgggagcgatgggaggctcgggagagttcggcgaaatggggaaaaagcgagagggggcgacggcggagcttaaatagggagagagggggccggacgtggccgggagaggcgggatttcgccggccaacatgggggaagtgggggaggagagagaggcgggattcgaaaatcgaatcccggccatctcgggcgcgggcgcgggcgggagagagaggggagtgggcgcggggaacgcggcgcacgcgcggcgtgggcgacgtggcccggaggaggcggagacgtgggcacggcggcggttgcgggcgcggcggggcggcgggagcggcgggaggttgggggaggacccgacaggtgggccccacctgtcggcgaccccgggagaggagggcggcggggtggCCTGGCTGGGCTGGGGCGCGGCCTCCggccgggggagagaggaggggaagtgggccggcggcccactaaggaaaaaggaaaaagaaaaaaaagaaaaaggaagaaaggaatttcgagggatttaaatattgcttatgctcaattttaattggttaaaattatttcgagagctctgaaaattccactaaaaatcctgttagtgaatttcgacatgtagaactcaagaaaaattccacatgcccattccgattattatttgcattgatttaaaagggtttactcttgctttgcaccggtattttcttagggcctcttataaattaaattttaggcttgggaggagaacttcggggtgtgacactgATGCTACTCAGCTTGCTTTTGATCAGTTGAAGACAGCTATGAGTAACACTCCAGTGTTAGCTTTGCCCTATTTTCAGCTTCCTTTTACTTTGGAGACTGATGCATGTGCTTATGGTCTTGGTGCTGTTTTAAGTCAGCAGGGTCACCCTATTGCTTATTATAGCAAAACTTTGGGTCCTGTTAATCAGAAATTGTCCATTTACGAAAAAGAGTTTCTAGCTATTATGATGGTTGTGGATAAGTGGAGATGTTATCTGCAGAGAGGTCCATTTATCATTAAAACAGATCACAAAAGCTTGTGTCATTTGGATGATGAAATATTGGGGACTGAATTACAGCAAAAGGCAATGACTAAATTGATGGGTTTGCAATATTCTTTTCAATACAAGAGAGGGGTTGATAATATTGTTGCTGATGCTTTATCTAGAATGCCTTCCTCCTCTCAATTTTGTGCTCTTTCTGTGGTCCAACCGATCTGGATTCAGGAGGTGATCAATTCTTATACAGTGGATCCTCAAGCTCAGCAGCTACTAGCTGAGTTGGCTGTGCATTCTCCTAATTCTCAAGGGTATTCATTGACACAAGGGATTATTAGATTCCAGAATAAGATTTGGATTGGATCCAATGCAGGACTGCATACTAAGTTGATTCAAGCTTTTCATGCTTCTGCACTTGGTGGCCATTCTGGGATTGCTGCTACTTATCATCAGattaagaaattatttgctTGGCCTGGTCTCAAGTTGGATGTTGAAAATTTTGTGAAGCAATGTCAGGTTTGCCAACAGGCCAAACATGAACACTGTCGGCTTCCTGGACTGTTAGCTCCTCTCCCAATTCCAAAAGAGGCCTGGCAGGACATCTCCATGGATTTTATTGAAGGTTTACCGCGCTCTGATGGTTATAATGCAAttttggtggtggtggatcgTTTTACTAAGTATGCGAATTTCATTCCTTTGTGTCATCCATTCACTGCATCACAAGTGGCTCATCTGGTGGACAAAACTGTATTTAAAACTCATGGCATCCCTCGTTCTATTGTGTCTGATCGTGATCGTCTCTTTACTAGCAAGTTCTGGACAACTCTTTTTGCTACTTGGGACACTCAATTACAGATGAGCACAGCATATCACCCGCAAATAGATGGCCAAACAGAGCGTGTCAATCAGTGTTTGGAAATGTATTTACGATGCATGACTCAGGCTAACCCTAAGAAGTGGAGCCATTGGATTCATTTGGCAGAATTTTGGTACAATACAAATTATCATACATCTCTTGGCTGTTCTCCTCATAAGGCTCTTTTTGGGGTGGATCCTCATTATTCTCAAGTTCCTGATCTGACATTGGCTACTCTGCCTGATGTGGTGGATGTTCAGACTGAAAGGCAGCACTTGTCTGAATTTTTACAGCAGCAGTTAACTCGAGCCCAGCTGCGTATGAAGAACAAGGCTGATAAAGGTCGTTCTGACCGTGTTTTTGCTGTGGGTGATGCTGTTTTCTTGAAGTTACAGCCTTATGCTCAGTCCTCAGTAGTTAATAGACCATATcctaagttggcttataagttcTTTGGCCCTTTTACTGTTTTGGAGCGCATTGGAGTGGCGGCTTATCGTTTGGATCTACCTGCCAGCAGCACTGTGCATCCGGTGTTTCATGTTTCTCAACTCAAAGCTCAGGTGCCAGATCATACTCCTGTTTATACTTCTTTGCCATCCCCAGTGGTTCTTGATGCTGCTGACGTTGTTCCTGAGGCGATTTTGGAGCGTCGACTAGTGAAGCGCGGCAATGCAGCTCATGTCCAGGTGTTGCTGAAATGGTCTTTATTACCAGCAGATCATGCTACTTGGGAGGACTATCATGTTGTGAAGACTCGCTTTCCAGATGCTCCAGCTTGGGGACAAGCTGAAACTCCTGCGGGCGGCACTGTCATGACCGACAATGGTGACACTGAGAAAGAGGTTTAACTGTGAAtgatagtgtgtgtgtgtgtgtgtgtgtgtgtgtgttttgggcTAGACTTTATCAAATAGAATGCGGCCTGCTTGCCTTAAATCGTTTGGGCCAACGGTCCATGTAATCAGGAGATAAATACTCGAGAGAGAGAATGGTTGTGGCCAACCTGGCAAAAAGAAATCGAATCTATCTCTCTCCAAACTCTGTCTCTCCTCTGCCTCAGCTCTGTTTCTCTTCATCCCCAACTCCGATCTCGTCtaaatatctctctctctcgtcggcggcgagtttCGCGGTGGCGTAGTGTTACAGTCGCCCGCGGTGGTGAGGGAGGAGGCGTGgacgcccgcggcggcgagggcagaGGCGTGGTCGTCCGAGGCGGTGAGGATAACCGCCGGCTTCGCGGACTGGATCTCCTGGAGTGGACTCTTCTCGGAGCCATCGAGCTTGCTCGGGGGATCACCTTTATCTTCCATAGCTTAGCCGACGGGCGGAGTATCCGCCGGCAGCGAGAGAGGCGacgcgcggcgcggtggagtgGCGATCTAGGGTTTAGTTAGGGTTTTTGGtggaggcggagacggcgggGGAGAAATGGAGATCGCGTTCGCATGGAGGCGGATTTGTCTGGGCTTATGGCGAGTACGGGATAGCTGGCACTTGGCAGCACAAATCACAAAGCAGCGCACTCGCGTTCCTCTAACGTGAACTGCCACGTGACGtagtcactgacaggtgggcccgcgagcagtggggcccacatgtcagtcaccaCGACCCTCCGACTTCACATAGAGAGGATCCCAATCCCAGCTATGGATAGGTTTAACTGTACAATATCACCTCTATCTTCCACAGCTTCAGCAAAATGTGGTACTCGTCTGTGCAGTATTCGTCTGTGCAGTATTCATCTGTGCAGCCGAAAACAATTGTAATTGAGATCCGATTACAATTTTTTCTCATAGCTCAATTGTACATTGAGGTCCGATTACATTTTTTTCTCATAGCTCATGTTTGAAGTCAGACGTTGGGTTGTGGAGaccctgtatttttttttcaagaccCTAGCACGTTACATACATACTCCCATGTAttgagtagatttttttttcaaacagttGTTTTCCCATTGTTAAATCACGCGTATACACTTCATACTAAGGCATGGAGAGCCAAACTCTTGCcaacaaaatcaatttcaaatgTATCATTCCGTCTGCTGCATTTAAGATCTCACTCAATACCACGTACTAGAGGACTGAGTCTCAAACATGGCCACATAAACGTATATTTACAAGAACATTGCTCAAGTCAGTTGATCTGGGTGAAGGTGAATTTATTGAATATAAATGAGAAGCACAAAAGAAGATTTGCATCGAAGACATTTCTCAGTATAATGTCATACAAGAAGTTCCTCACTGTTGTTAAATAAATTGTAAAAGGAGCACCTATACCTGCAGGTTTCCGTTCAGAACTTACAAACTTAACACCTCATTGTTCTATCTCAATAAACAAGCTCGCCTGCGGATGCAAACCTGCTTCCTCCAGCGTTTGGGAGAGTTTTTCTGGACCGTATGTCACCCTCGGGAAGTTCGAAACTAGGCTGTACTTCTCTGCTTTCAAGCAGTCCAAAGAATCAACATAGTCATACAGTGAAGTGATGGTAGTGGAACTGTTGAATCTCCTTTCTTTGCGCTCTCCAGTTGGAAATCTTATAAGAACCTACAAAATCATCAGCACGGTCCTTTATTAGTTCCAAAGAATTTGCAGATACAACGCAGATCATCAGCAGTTTAGAAATATCTGTGCTAACATCTAAAGAAAATTACTACTAAACAAACCACCTATACGTAGAATGCATGGTTTGTGAAGGTACAAATCAAAAAATTAGTCATGATGTGTTGCGTTCAAAGCTATCATGTAGCTCCACAGAGATGAATAAGCTTACTGAAGCCTTCTGCATCACTAATAAAAGCAATCTAGCATAGCTGCTACTGTATTGTATTTAGTCATCAAAAGTAGACAAATGTGGTTGTAACTTGTCAGCACATTATCCTAGAATAAGATCATAACAGGTTGATAAGGAAGATGGACAAAGAATGTGAACATACTCGAGTAACATCTGGTCCTTTCTCAGGTTCTGCTCCAAGAGCCATGGCCTTCTCTTGTCTCCTCCTTGCAAGAGCGGCTTCTTTCTCAGCTGCTTCTTGGGCAGCCCTTTCTTgagcctcctcttcttctttgcGCTTTCTCTCAGCCTCTGCAGCCTCTCTTTCACGCTTTTCCTGCTCCTCTCTCCGTTGGCGTTCCCTGGCCTGGTACAACAACATCCATTAGGACCAACCAAAATCGTTTTCCCCTAGACTGgtaattttaccaaaaaaaaagagagaaggaattGCTCAATAAGTTGGTGCTTCAAAACATTCAAATACTGGCAGAAAATCTGTATGCACCGTTCTATGGTCTGCTTTAATCAGTTCACTAACTAATGTATTAGTGTGCCCATTACCATGCACAAATACTGTCCTTAGAACGGTACAATGCCCTTAGCTGAAGAAAATGAAAACAAGGTGTaatatatagataaattagTTCCCCATTGTCATGTAACTACCCCAGACCCTATCGTTGAACCCATATTACACAGCATGCATACTCTTGTACTAAAGCGCATCAATAATATAAGAACAGAAATGGCCTCCAGAGTTTAGCATACCTGATCAGCTTCAAGTGCAGCTCTATAAGCAGCATCTTGTTCCTCACGCAAGCGTTGATTGTTTAGCCTCTCTTCAGCATCAATCCTAGCAGCAACGAGTGATGCACTGCATTCTTCAACTGCCCCTTGAAGAGTTGTTATCATCTCTTCAGGTGATTTGGGCCCCTCAATCTTCGGAACACAAAATGAAAATGCATGAGCAATATTGATCAACTATATAACTGTACGGtagcagaaaaaaaatactaaggtACTTTGAAACGACAAGAAAAAAGAGTACAGAGCTTTGGATCCATTAATGACTAATGTTATGCCAGTAACGATGTGGGGCATAGTAACTGCCTTGAGCTGATGAGCTCTAGGGGTATAAATATAATCACGCATGATGCACAAATGCTGGGAAGGAAACAAGATGTTTGCACGATTTTGATCTAGAATAAAACATCGTTAAGGACTTAACATAAGTCCTGGCAATAGCATTCAAATACTAATGAGTGGTGCTAACAAACAGTAGGATTACTTGCGAGTAAGCAGCAACACTGCCTTGACAGAAGCTGGATGATTATATTATTGCACAATGTATTGTTGATAGAGAATACACGCACTACGAATTCTATGGACTACAATATTAAATAAAATGGGGTATCAGAGAAAAGCAAGTACAGCAAGTCAAGTTTTAATAACAatgcatatatttgttaaaCAGCACAGTGAACAAAACCTGATCTTTTACTCTCACCTATCAACGTAACAATCTAGAACAACAAAATATATCACCTGCTAGTTTCAACACAGTGCAGTAGTCAAGCAAACAGAATTCGATACTGCCATAATATTATGTGTGAAATTTTATCTACAGGAAAGTTTTGTGAATGTGTACAAATTTAAAAGAACATAAAGGAGAATGCCTAAAAAATCTAAAATGAAAAGGTAATGATGAAAATTTGGAATTTGTCTTGCTCATTGGTAAAACATTTTTTCCCCAAAGCACCCTTCACACATTCAATTCAGATAAAACTCCAGTTTGGGATATGTATTAACTTAGTTTTCTAGGGTACTTTAAGAGGAAAAGATAATTACCAAATTTCTAGTATCATCAGCAGTAGTTGCTGAAATCCATGAGTATTGCACAAAATTCCAGCTAATGCAATTATCAAGGATGATGTAAATGAGTAAATGACAGAGTGTCCTATATCATGTTTTGCACATGATAGTTGGTGGGTGGGAATGAGATAAGGGATTGTAGTTCTTAAAGTGAGGGGATTTTGGCTTAGAAATTTGAATGCCCAACTCTCACCATTTAATCCCATAAAATAGTTTGGGGACTAGGAATTTGAGTATATATAAAACAATTCCACTAAGACTCCCATCTAAATCTCATCCTAACCAAGCAAATCAATGAGAAACAAAATCAGCTCCCAAAGTCACAACAACTCTAATTCATGAAACAAAATCACTTACAGAACATATGACACATCTAATTTAAGAAAGCATATTGCAGACATACCAAATCCACAAAATGGATTTTAAGTTATAACAACATAAACACTTCGAAAACAATAAGCTGAAACAACTATGATATAGGAAGCAACTATACTCAAAGTTAATCCTACTGTAAATGGCAACCGGGTCTGTATGCATAACAATGGCCTAACTCTCGCAACTGCATCTCAATGTTCTCAAAGCGCAGGAATGGCATGTCGTAACCAAATAAAACATCGTAATTAATACAGATGAGAACTTTGTAACAAATGGTGCATAACAAGTTGATCTAATAATGGAAAGCATTGCCGGACTAAACCCCCAACAAATTGAATTGTTTCACACAAACGCCTCTCTACACTATAGTCAATGTGATAATCCACAGTCAGAAACCACATAAACTAAGGAGCACAGCAGCTGATCTTAGATAACAAATCCAACATATTTCTCAGACATTATAAATAGCACATCAACACCATACCTGCCGCAACAACACAATTCTCTGGTTCGTAGACGCCATGACCACCGCGCAGAAAGGGAACCTCGATGCATTCAGGCTGTTGCTCATCTTGAACCCTTCAGTCCTCCTGATGCTACCACCCCACGCAACGAAGTTCTCATCTATGAAGGCCGCGACTGGCTCAGCGCAGAGGCAGCCACCGCAGAAGGCAGGGGTGTCCGGGTGATCAGGGGAGTGCAGGTACACGAAGAGAAGCTTGTACTCGCGCTGCGCACGCTGCAACGCATCCGCGAAGCCCTCGGCGACGAAGTGGGGGCCACGGCCGGCGCCGAACTCGCGCTCGAACTCCGCCACGAAGTcagccgcctcggccgccgacGGGGGCAGCTCGAGAAGCcggtcgcctcctccgcccccgccctGCGCGAGGCCGAGGATGGAGAGGGAGCGAGACAGCACACCTCCGGCGACCCAGGCACCGAGACGGATCGAACCGGCGATGAGCCCAACCCCACCGGAGACCACGTAGAAGGGGAGCGTCACGAGCTTCCACGCGATccccggctgctgctgctgctgctgctgctgcggaggcggaggcaggtGCGGCGCGACCAAATCCGCCTCCCTCGGTGCCAGCGGGGGCAGGGGCGCGGAGGGGGCCGGGTcgggggaggaggggttggCGGTGATGGAGGAGACGGCGAGCTGGAGGTCCCAGTTGTGGGCGGCGAGGATCTCGGTGCAGAGGTCGTGGTCGGAGATGCCGGTGACCGCCTGGAAGTAGCTGACCTTGTCGTCGACGGTCTCCGccatggcggcgggcggcggcgaggccgagggcggagctagggtttggggatttggcgtcggc
Above is a window of Oryza sativa Japonica Group chromosome 10, ASM3414082v1 DNA encoding:
- the LOC4349139 gene encoding plant UBX domain-containing protein 10 codes for the protein MAETVDDKVSYFQAVTGISDHDLCTEILAAHNWDLQLAVSSITANPSSPDPAPSAPLPPLAPREADLVAPHLPPPPQQQQQQQQPGIAWKLVTLPFYVVSGGVGLIAGSIRLGAWVAGGVLSRSLSILGLAQGGGGGGDRLLELPPSAAEAADFVAEFEREFGAGRGPHFVAEGFADALQRAQREYKLLFVYLHSPDHPDTPAFCGGCLCAEPVAAFIDENFVAWGGSIRRTEGFKMSNSLNASRFPFCAVVMASTNQRIVLLRQIEGPKSPEEMITTLQGAVEECSASLVAARIDAEERLNNQRLREEQDAAYRAALEADQARERQRREEQEKREREAAEAERKRKEEEEAQERAAQEAAEKEAALARRRQEKAMALGAEPEKGPDVTRVLIRFPTGERKERRFNSSTTITSLYDYVDSLDCLKAEKYSLVSNFPRVTYGPEKLSQTLEEAGLHPQASLFIEIEQ